A stretch of the Theropithecus gelada isolate Dixy chromosome 7a, Tgel_1.0, whole genome shotgun sequence genome encodes the following:
- the THAP10 gene encoding THAP domain-containing protein 10: MPARCVAAHCGNTTKSGKSLFRFPKDRAVRLLWDRFVRGCRADWYGGNDRSVICSDHFAPACFDVSSVIQKNLRFSQRLRLVAGAVPTLHRVPTPASKGEEERDQAGRPDTGGELQAARHSETVPDPVSCTRPRAGKQAAASQITCENEVVQTQPHADNPSNTVTSVPTHCEEGPVHKSTQISLKRPRHRSVGIQAKVKAFGKRLCNATTQTDELWSRASSLFDIYSSDSEADTDWDIKSEQSDLSYIAVQVKEETC, from the exons ATGCCGGCCCGTTGTGTGGCCGCCCACTGCGGCAACACCACCAAGTCTGGGAAGTCGCTGTTCCGCTTCCCCAAAGACCGGGCCGTGCGGCTGCTCTGGGACCGCTTCGTGCGGGGCTGCCGCGCCGACTGGTACGGAGGCAATGACCGCTCGGTCATCTGCTCTGACCACTTTGCCCCAGCCTGTTTTGACGTCTCTTCGGTTATCCAGAAGAACCTGCGCTTCTCCCAGCGCCTGAGGCTAGTGGCAGGCGCCGTGCCCACCCTGCACCGAGTGCCCACCCCGGCATCTaagggggaagaggagagagaccaAGCAGGCCGCCCGGACACGGGAGGAGAGCTCCAGGCAGCCAGGCATTCTGAGACTGTCCCAGATCCAGTCTCCTGTACACGTCCACGAGCTGGGAAGCAGGCTGCGGCTTCACAG attacATGTGAAAATGAAGTTGTGCAAACCCAACCCCATGCTGATAATCCATCTAATACTGTCACTTCAGTACCTACTCACTGTGAAGAAGGCCCAGTGCATAAAAGTACACAAATTTCTTTGAAAAGGCCCCGTCACCGTAGTGTGG GTATTCAAGCCAAAGTGAAAGCGTTTGGAAAAAGACTGTGTAATGCAACTACTCAGACAGATGAATTGTGGTCTAGAGCTTCCTCTCTCTTTGACATTTACTCCAGTGATTCAGAAGCAGATACAGACTGGGATATCAAGAGTGAACAGAGTGATTTGTCTTATATAGCTGTACAGGTGAAAGAAGAAACATGTTAA